Proteins from one bacterium genomic window:
- a CDS encoding metal ABC transporter substrate-binding protein encodes MNKILLAVFFSIFFGFNVSAQIQIVTSTTDLQSIADAIGGDKIQSSSIARGSQNIHMVEVLPSFMLRIKKAKMYVKIGMGLDIWADPLIDGARNSDLLIVDCSKDIDKLDVPTFKVDASHGDVHPYGNPHYWLDPANGTIIASEICDALCKLSPSDAPFFNERLSQFKKLTEIKIAEWAKLMEPYKGSQVIVYHDDWRYFARAFGLDIVGFVEPKPGLEPTPSHLYKLTNLIKSDNVKLIGYQPYFSDQAPKSLASQTGAKAIKLATSVGCIEGVYTYFDIFDYNLKQIVAVLKGVN; translated from the coding sequence ATGAATAAAATATTGTTGGCTGTTTTTTTTAGCATTTTTTTTGGTTTTAATGTTTCCGCACAAATTCAGATTGTCACGAGTACGACGGATCTCCAATCCATAGCCGACGCGATCGGTGGCGATAAAATTCAATCGTCGAGCATCGCACGCGGTAGCCAGAACATTCATATGGTTGAAGTGTTACCCAGTTTCATGCTGCGCATCAAAAAAGCCAAAATGTACGTTAAAATCGGTATGGGCCTGGACATCTGGGCTGATCCGCTGATTGATGGCGCGCGTAATTCAGATTTATTAATTGTCGATTGCTCCAAAGATATCGACAAGCTCGACGTTCCGACATTCAAAGTAGATGCCAGCCATGGCGATGTGCATCCGTACGGCAATCCGCATTACTGGCTCGATCCCGCGAATGGTACGATCATCGCTTCGGAAATTTGCGATGCCTTGTGTAAATTGTCGCCTTCCGATGCTCCTTTTTTCAATGAACGGTTATCGCAATTTAAGAAGCTGACGGAAATAAAAATTGCCGAATGGGCTAAATTGATGGAGCCTTATAAAGGTTCTCAGGTAATCGTATACCATGACGACTGGCGCTATTTCGCCCGAGCATTCGGGCTTGATATAGTCGGCTTCGTCGAACCTAAACCGGGACTGGAGCCTACGCCGTCGCATTTATACAAATTGACGAACCTTATTAAATCGGATAATGTTAAACTGATCGGATATCAGCCGTATTTCAGCGATCAGGCTCCCAAATCGCTGGCATCGCAAACGGGCGCAAAAGCCATCAAGCTTGCGACGTCGGTCGGTTGTATCGAAGGCGTTTATACGTATTTTGACATATTTGACTATAATCTGAAACAAATTGTCGCCGTTCTTAAAGGCGTGAATTGA
- a CDS encoding LLM class oxidoreductase — protein sequence MFTPDHLTLGVFFPIEAFTLDQPTMHNQVNLAKQAELGGMAALWFRDVPLRDPKFGDIGQIFDPWVYLGYIAAQTSTIALATGAIVLPIRHPLHTAKAAASVDQLSKGRLVLGIASGDRPVEFPAFGVEMQFRGDLFREHLRVFRQSLSVTYPTISSYYGAMAGADLVPKPFASSIPTMIVGQSQQELSWIAQNGDGWFMYPRPVTLQKNVVDEWRKIVDAEKPGAFLPFGQSLYIDLNEDPYYPATPIHLGYRIGRNGLTELLGHLQMIGVNHVILNLKYGRRPADEVLDELIEYVVPHFPAVHTNSRSENHVHLAVGG from the coding sequence ATGTTTACACCTGATCATCTTACATTAGGTGTTTTTTTTCCGATTGAAGCGTTTACGCTTGATCAACCGACCATGCATAATCAGGTTAATTTAGCTAAGCAGGCAGAACTTGGCGGTATGGCTGCTTTGTGGTTTCGTGATGTTCCGCTGCGCGATCCGAAATTTGGTGACATCGGGCAGATTTTTGATCCGTGGGTTTATCTTGGATACATTGCAGCTCAAACGTCCACGATAGCTTTGGCTACGGGAGCGATCGTTCTGCCGATCCGCCATCCTCTACACACGGCAAAAGCTGCGGCTTCAGTCGATCAATTGTCCAAAGGGCGTTTGGTTTTAGGAATTGCTTCGGGTGACCGGCCTGTCGAATTTCCGGCATTTGGCGTTGAGATGCAATTCCGAGGCGATTTATTCCGGGAACATTTACGGGTGTTCAGACAATCTTTGTCGGTCACCTATCCGACGATTTCAAGTTACTATGGAGCGATGGCCGGGGCGGATCTCGTGCCGAAGCCTTTTGCGTCGTCGATTCCGACAATGATCGTAGGCCAAAGCCAGCAGGAATTATCGTGGATTGCTCAAAACGGTGATGGGTGGTTTATGTATCCGCGGCCCGTAACTCTTCAAAAAAATGTTGTCGATGAGTGGAGGAAAATTGTTGATGCCGAAAAGCCCGGCGCTTTTTTGCCTTTCGGGCAATCCTTATATATTGATTTGAATGAAGACCCGTATTATCCGGCAACACCAATTCATTTAGGTTATCGGATAGGAAGAAATGGATTGACGGAACTATTAGGACATCTTCAAATGATTGGTGTGAACCACGTGATTTTGAATTTAAAATATGGCCGCCGTCCAGCCGATGAGGTACTGGATGAATTAATAGAGTACGTAGTTCCCCATTTTCCAGCCGTTCACACGAACAGTCGAAGTGAAAATCACGTTCATCTGGCTGTCGGTGGATAA
- a CDS encoding glutamine synthetase family protein, with product MTPYYALSNPICRIVEKNPDQFTRADLINVIERKHIERITFHYTALDGKLKELKLPITSRGHAERILAEGERVDGSSLFKGMVDAGLSDLYVVPVYKTAFLNPFDDNSLDFVCRYITPDGQLAPFALDNILHNAYELFKKNTGLELYALGELEFFLLSPLNDPMYHASKQKGYHASAPFVKNGPVLNEMMRHIAQITGAVKYAHSEVGYVEHVFSHLEEIRGRQAEQLEIEFLPTAITDAADHLIVARWLMRNVAHKHGCVATFAPKIEEGVAGNGLHIHMEIRKNGRNIMRDADGHLSVEAIKLIGGLCTYADSLTAFGNTVGSSYLRLVPDQEAPTRVCWSDLNRSAMIRVPLGWTQTHHLAKTVNPQESALSTNGANGQTVELRTPDGSALIHPLLAGITLAADWGLAHQESISFAEKLYVKGNIFKDKSLLEQLPVIAKNCVESSKILNDKRKFYERESIFPSSVIDYMIKLLRAENDEILHKSLNDLPPDERLSETRKVLHKDLHRH from the coding sequence ATGACGCCATATTATGCTTTGTCGAACCCCATTTGCAGGATCGTTGAAAAAAATCCGGATCAGTTTACACGGGCCGATCTGATCAACGTCATTGAACGTAAGCACATCGAACGGATTACATTTCATTATACGGCACTGGATGGAAAGCTCAAGGAATTGAAATTACCCATCACTTCGAGGGGCCATGCGGAAAGAATCCTCGCCGAAGGCGAACGCGTTGACGGGTCGTCTCTTTTCAAAGGCATGGTCGACGCGGGATTGTCCGATCTCTACGTTGTTCCTGTTTATAAAACCGCCTTCCTCAATCCTTTTGACGACAACAGCCTTGATTTTGTGTGCCGTTATATCACGCCGGACGGGCAATTAGCGCCGTTCGCACTGGACAATATTCTGCACAATGCTTATGAATTATTCAAAAAGAACACCGGACTCGAGTTGTACGCTCTTGGAGAATTGGAATTTTTCCTCCTCAGCCCTTTGAACGATCCTATGTATCATGCTTCGAAACAAAAAGGTTACCACGCGTCAGCACCTTTCGTCAAAAACGGCCCTGTTCTCAATGAAATGATGCGCCACATCGCCCAGATCACAGGCGCAGTAAAGTATGCCCATAGCGAAGTCGGTTACGTGGAACATGTGTTTAGTCATTTGGAAGAGATTCGTGGACGACAGGCGGAACAACTGGAAATAGAATTTTTACCCACGGCAATTACCGACGCTGCAGATCATTTAATCGTTGCGCGCTGGCTGATGCGTAATGTGGCGCACAAACATGGTTGCGTCGCGACATTCGCGCCGAAAATCGAAGAAGGCGTGGCGGGTAACGGTTTACATATCCATATGGAAATACGGAAAAACGGTCGTAATATCATGCGCGATGCCGACGGCCATTTATCGGTCGAAGCAATAAAACTTATCGGCGGATTATGTACGTATGCCGATTCGCTGACGGCCTTTGGCAATACGGTCGGATCATCTTATCTGAGACTCGTTCCCGATCAGGAAGCGCCTACCCGCGTATGCTGGAGCGACCTGAATCGCAGTGCGATGATCCGTGTACCTCTCGGATGGACTCAAACGCACCACCTCGCCAAAACCGTCAATCCGCAGGAATCGGCATTAAGCACCAACGGCGCCAACGGCCAGACGGTTGAATTGCGTACGCCGGACGGAAGCGCGCTTATTCATCCTCTCCTTGCCGGAATTACTTTGGCGGCGGACTGGGGTCTTGCGCATCAGGAAAGTATTTCTTTTGCAGAAAAATTATACGTGAAGGGCAATATCTTTAAAGATAAAAGCCTTCTTGAACAACTGCCCGTGATTGCGAAAAATTGCGTCGAGTCTTCAAAAATTCTTAACGATAAAAGAAAATTTTACGAGCGTGAATCCATATTCCCGTCCAGCGTGATCGACTATATGATCAAACTGCTCCGAGCCGAAAACGATGAAATCCTCCACAAATCGTTGAACGATCTTCCACCGGATGAACGCCTCAGTGAAACACGCAAAGTTCTGCACAAGGATTTGCACCGCCACTGA
- the dapA gene encoding 4-hydroxy-tetrahydrodipicolinate synthase — MNIEKLRGSGVAIVTPFLKDSSIDEKSLRRLVDFQIDQGTDFLVPCGTTGESATMDADERKRVIQIVIEQNKGRIPVIAGTGTNATATSIKYSEQAQSLGADGVLLVGPYYNKPTQEGFFQHFKAIAESISIPAIVYNVPGRTGSNIEPKTILRLTEIKNIIGVKEASANFGQFMEILNHRRKDFLVLSGDDALTLPMMGIGADGVISVAANVIPKTMAEIVKFARQGNFPQAQEIHYRYLDLMNLNFIESNPIPVKGALAMMGMIEENYRLPLVPMQDANKQKMRAMLSHLKLI, encoded by the coding sequence ATGAATATTGAAAAGCTTAGAGGCAGCGGCGTTGCCATCGTAACGCCTTTTTTAAAAGACAGTAGCATTGATGAAAAATCTTTGCGACGGTTGGTTGACTTTCAAATCGACCAAGGAACGGACTTTCTTGTTCCCTGCGGCACGACTGGTGAATCGGCCACAATGGACGCCGACGAACGAAAACGCGTCATTCAAATTGTCATCGAGCAAAATAAAGGACGTATTCCGGTCATTGCCGGCACGGGAACCAATGCGACAGCGACCTCAATCAAATATTCCGAGCAAGCCCAGTCACTCGGTGCGGACGGCGTTTTACTCGTCGGACCGTATTACAATAAGCCGACACAGGAAGGTTTTTTTCAACATTTCAAAGCTATTGCCGAATCCATCTCAATTCCGGCGATTGTATATAATGTTCCCGGGCGCACCGGCAGCAACATCGAGCCTAAAACTATTTTGCGGCTGACGGAAATTAAAAATATCATCGGCGTTAAAGAAGCTTCTGCGAATTTCGGGCAATTTATGGAAATTCTGAATCATCGCCGAAAAGATTTTCTGGTATTATCCGGCGATGATGCGTTGACACTGCCGATGATGGGTATCGGCGCCGACGGCGTTATTTCCGTTGCAGCCAATGTGATCCCAAAGACCATGGCAGAAATCGTAAAATTTGCGCGCCAAGGCAATTTTCCCCAAGCACAGGAAATTCATTATCGCTATTTAGATCTGATGAATTTGAATTTTATCGAATCCAATCCGATTCCCGTCAAAGGCGCGCTCGCGATGATGGGAATGATCGAGGAAAATTATCGCCTTCCTCTCGTGCCCATGCAGGACGCCAACAAACAAAAAATGCGCGCAATGTTGTCGCATTTAAAGCTGATATAA
- the dapB gene encoding 4-hydroxy-tetrahydrodipicolinate reductase: MNIVLIGYGKMGKEIERIACDKGHSIIGSFSKSRLMSTDKISNADVCIDFSSADAVIQNVTICAQAQKPIVIGTTGWNTHLEKIKTIVHEKNIGLLYASNFSIGVNVFMKIVETAGTFFNHFEDYDVALQEIHHHQKADSPSGTALSIAEILLRQINRKKSILTAKTEGKISPEQLHVTSIRTGSVPGTHSVLFDSPADSIELIHTARNRSGFAFGAVLAAEWICNKKGLYTLSDMLNL; the protein is encoded by the coding sequence ATGAATATCGTTCTGATTGGTTACGGAAAAATGGGAAAAGAAATCGAGCGCATTGCGTGCGATAAAGGACATTCGATCATTGGTTCATTCTCAAAATCGCGCCTGATGTCTACCGATAAAATTTCAAACGCAGACGTGTGTATCGATTTTTCATCTGCGGACGCGGTAATCCAGAATGTAACAATCTGTGCTCAAGCTCAAAAACCCATTGTGATCGGAACGACCGGATGGAACACTCATCTCGAAAAAATTAAAACGATCGTACACGAAAAAAATATCGGGCTTTTGTACGCGTCTAATTTTTCCATAGGCGTTAATGTATTTATGAAAATTGTAGAAACCGCCGGAACATTTTTCAATCATTTTGAAGATTATGACGTTGCGCTGCAGGAAATTCATCATCATCAAAAAGCCGACAGCCCAAGCGGAACCGCTCTGAGTATTGCTGAAATTCTTCTGCGGCAAATTAATCGGAAAAAAAGTATATTAACGGCGAAGACGGAAGGAAAAATTTCCCCGGAACAGCTTCACGTCACTTCCATTCGTACGGGCTCCGTTCCGGGAACGCATTCCGTTTTGTTTGATTCACCGGCTGACAGTATTGAATTGATCCACACGGCACGAAATCGCAGCGGATTTGCTTTTGGGGCAGTGTTAGCTGCGGAATGGATTTGTAATAAAAAAGGTTTATACACATTGTCGGATATGTTGAATTTGTAA
- the lysC gene encoding lysine-sensitive aspartokinase 3 — MIVMKFGGTSVQDAAAIRSVIHIVQNKLSKRPVVVVSAVAGATNHLLESARLAVAGQKHNAEAILRKLHERHSGITAELIHQPAEREKVDAFLQMTFDKLQSLVDGISLLGELTDRSLDMFAAQGELLSSVIIAAAFRETGIDTAWLDIRDVMFTDNQFTAAVPDTNLLKTHSVKHMKPALEKGKLIVTQGFVGNTKDGITTTLGRGGSDYTAALLGAALDAEDIEIWTDVDGVLTSDPKMVNGAKRVKVMTFQEASELAYFGAKVLHPATIIPAVECNIPVHVFNTKNPASSGTLITAKHDRSLEGLNTCVIKSIAYKKNITILNITSTRMLLAHGFLYSIFEVFKRLKISVDVISTTEVSVSLTIDFSDRLEEAVAELRRFAQVAVEQERAIVCLVGEQMRYTPGIAARTFNAIRDVNMNMISQGASEINLTFVIAQSDADAVVRRLHDEFFSGPLPSAIFE, encoded by the coding sequence ATGATCGTCATGAAATTCGGCGGAACGTCGGTTCAGGATGCGGCGGCTATCCGCTCCGTCATCCATATTGTTCAAAATAAATTATCCAAACGACCGGTTGTTGTCGTGTCGGCCGTTGCCGGTGCGACCAACCATTTATTGGAAAGCGCCCGTCTTGCCGTAGCCGGACAGAAACATAACGCCGAAGCGATTCTAAGAAAATTGCACGAGCGGCACTCCGGTATTACGGCAGAGTTGATCCATCAACCCGCCGAACGGGAAAAAGTTGACGCGTTTCTGCAGATGACATTTGATAAACTGCAAAGTCTTGTCGACGGTATTTCGCTGCTGGGCGAACTCACGGACCGCTCGCTCGATATGTTTGCGGCACAAGGCGAATTATTATCTTCAGTGATCATTGCGGCCGCATTTCGTGAAACCGGAATCGATACGGCTTGGCTGGATATACGTGATGTGATGTTTACAGATAATCAATTCACCGCCGCAGTACCGGATACAAATTTATTGAAAACACATTCGGTAAAACACATGAAGCCTGCTTTGGAAAAGGGAAAATTAATCGTGACGCAGGGATTTGTAGGTAATACCAAAGACGGCATTACAACGACGCTCGGACGCGGCGGATCGGATTATACAGCGGCTTTGCTCGGCGCTGCACTCGATGCCGAAGATATTGAAATCTGGACGGATGTAGACGGCGTGCTCACTTCGGATCCGAAAATGGTGAACGGAGCTAAACGAGTGAAAGTCATGACTTTTCAGGAAGCTTCAGAATTAGCTTATTTCGGCGCGAAAGTTTTACATCCGGCTACGATCATTCCGGCCGTTGAATGCAATATTCCCGTACACGTATTCAATACCAAAAACCCGGCATCATCCGGCACGTTGATTACCGCGAAACATGATCGCTCGCTGGAAGGATTGAACACGTGCGTCATTAAATCGATCGCCTACAAAAAAAATATTACGATTCTCAACATCACATCGACGCGCATGTTACTGGCCCACGGATTTTTGTATTCGATTTTCGAAGTATTCAAACGGTTGAAGATTTCCGTCGACGTTATTTCTACCACTGAAGTCAGTGTTTCATTGACCATTGATTTTTCAGATCGCCTGGAAGAAGCGGTTGCCGAGCTTAGACGTTTTGCTCAAGTTGCCGTCGAGCAGGAACGTGCTATTGTATGCCTTGTGGGCGAACAAATGCGCTACACGCCCGGCATTGCGGCACGCACGTTTAACGCGATCCGTGACGTCAATATGAACATGATATCGCAAGGCGCTTCGGAGATTAATCTGACTTTTGTGATCGCGCAATCCGATGCTGACGCTGTCGTCAGACGTTTGCACGATGAGTTTTTCTCCGGCCCGCTTCCATCCGCCATTTTCGAATAG
- the asd gene encoding aspartate-semialdehyde dehydrogenase gives MNKIKAAVLGATGIVGQRFIQLLDHHPFFEITALAASEKSAGKKYGDIVQWKLDTPIPERIADMTVQSCEPSLDARIAFSGLDSSVAGEIELDFASHGYAVVSNSKNYRMAEDVPLIYPEINADHLALIDVQKKNRGFKDGFIITNSNCSIMAFLNIIHVLDRNFGVEKMTAVTMQAISGAGYPGVASMDVLGNIVPFVGGEEEEKIRTEPLKILGKLNKERIEFSKIVISPSVNRVPVLDGHLASVSVKLKKTTTVDEIKQRLRTFKSVPQELELPLAPKRPIIVHEEINRPQPRLDIHLEKGMAVSVGRIRPCEVLDFKFTCLVHNTIRGAAGAAVLNAELLYAKKLL, from the coding sequence ATGAATAAGATCAAAGCAGCCGTATTGGGTGCAACAGGCATTGTCGGACAACGGTTCATTCAGTTACTCGATCATCATCCGTTTTTTGAAATCACCGCGTTAGCCGCTTCTGAAAAATCGGCAGGAAAAAAATACGGCGACATCGTCCAGTGGAAACTCGATACTCCGATCCCCGAGCGCATTGCGGACATGACTGTACAGTCTTGCGAACCGTCACTCGATGCCCGGATAGCTTTTTCGGGCTTGGATTCCTCCGTTGCAGGTGAAATCGAATTAGATTTTGCAAGCCACGGTTATGCCGTCGTAAGCAATAGCAAAAATTATCGTATGGCTGAGGATGTTCCGCTGATATATCCCGAAATCAATGCCGATCATCTCGCACTCATTGACGTTCAGAAAAAAAATCGCGGTTTCAAAGACGGATTTATTATTACCAACTCCAACTGTTCGATCATGGCGTTTCTGAATATTATTCATGTGCTTGACCGCAATTTCGGCGTCGAGAAAATGACGGCCGTGACCATGCAAGCCATATCCGGCGCCGGTTATCCCGGTGTAGCCTCAATGGACGTTTTAGGCAATATTGTTCCTTTCGTCGGCGGCGAAGAGGAAGAAAAAATTCGTACCGAACCTTTGAAAATCCTTGGAAAGTTAAACAAAGAGCGTATTGAATTTTCTAAAATCGTGATCAGTCCTTCGGTCAATCGCGTTCCTGTTCTTGACGGTCATCTTGCGTCGGTATCCGTCAAACTAAAAAAAACTACCACTGTGGATGAAATCAAACAGCGGTTACGCACTTTTAAAAGTGTACCTCAGGAACTGGAATTACCCTTGGCGCCCAAAAGGCCGATCATCGTTCATGAAGAAATTAACCGGCCTCAGCCGCGATTGGATATCCATCTTGAAAAAGGCATGGCGGTTTCCGTCGGCCGTATTCGTCCGTGTGAAGTTTTAGATTTTAAGTTTACTTGTCTTGTCCACAACACGATCCGCGGAGCGGCCGGAGCGGCCGTACTTAATGCGGAATTACTCTACGCAAAAAAATTATTATAA
- a CDS encoding aminotransferase class V-fold PLP-dependent enzyme, with amino-acid sequence MPSIYLDHHATTPVDPRVLDAMLPYFSTHFGNAASRQHVFGWEAEEAVTIARKHVAECIGAEASEIVFTSGATESNNLALKGLAEMYGQKKRHLITTAIEHKCVLDVCEHLEKFGYSVTILPVDEQGFVDPDDIKKAITHETLVVSVIMANNEIGTIQHLKEISQITRERGVFLHSDMAQSFGKIDAEVNELGIDLASISAHKIYGPKGVGALYVRRKNPRVKIAPQMDGGGHENNMRSGTLNVPGIVGMGKAAELARMEFEENFWKYVRLRHQLFEGLHTHIPECSLNGPDILPESVLRSYGTAQEASKRIQRLPNNLNMSFGSVPADNLMMAAKEIAVSTGSACMSATREPSYVLKAVGLNDDISRSSIRFGIGRTNTEQEIAYAVSRLSQAMAILNSASSA; translated from the coding sequence ATGCCGTCCATTTATCTCGATCATCACGCGACTACGCCGGTTGATCCGCGCGTTCTCGATGCCATGTTGCCTTATTTTTCCACGCACTTCGGCAACGCCGCGAGCCGTCAGCATGTTTTTGGCTGGGAAGCCGAAGAAGCCGTGACGATCGCACGCAAACACGTCGCGGAGTGCATCGGCGCCGAAGCGAGTGAAATTGTTTTTACGAGCGGCGCGACCGAATCGAATAACCTGGCGCTCAAAGGGTTAGCCGAAATGTACGGACAAAAAAAAAGGCATTTGATAACGACCGCGATCGAACATAAATGCGTATTGGATGTTTGTGAACATCTTGAGAAATTCGGTTATTCCGTTACTATTTTGCCCGTTGATGAACAAGGGTTTGTTGACCCGGACGATATTAAAAAAGCCATTACGCATGAAACGCTTGTTGTATCCGTTATTATGGCGAATAATGAAATCGGTACGATCCAGCATTTGAAAGAAATCAGTCAAATTACCCGTGAGCGTGGCGTTTTTCTTCATTCCGATATGGCACAATCATTTGGAAAAATTGATGCGGAAGTGAATGAACTGGGGATTGATCTGGCGTCAATTTCGGCGCATAAAATTTACGGGCCGAAAGGCGTTGGCGCGTTGTATGTTCGTCGTAAAAATCCCCGCGTTAAAATTGCGCCGCAAATGGACGGCGGCGGTCATGAGAATAACATGCGCTCGGGTACTTTGAATGTTCCGGGTATCGTTGGGATGGGCAAAGCAGCCGAACTTGCGCGCATGGAATTCGAAGAAAATTTTTGGAAATACGTCCGGCTTCGTCATCAACTTTTTGAAGGTTTGCATACACACATTCCGGAATGTTCATTAAATGGCCCTGATATTTTACCCGAGTCGGTGCTTCGATCCTACGGAACGGCACAAGAAGCATCTAAAAGAATTCAACGACTGCCGAATAATTTGAATATGAGTTTCGGATCGGTTCCGGCGGATAATCTGATGATGGCGGCAAAAGAAATTGCCGTATCAACGGGTTCGGCCTGTATGAGCGCAACCCGTGAACCGTCGTACGTATTAAAAGCCGTCGGCTTAAATGATGACATATCCAGAAGCTCGATCCGATTCGGTATTGGCCGTACCAATACAGAGCAAGAAATAGCTTATGCCGTTTCACGGTTGTCACAGGCAATGGCAATTTTGAATTCCGCTTCGTCTGCTTAA
- a CDS encoding flavin reductase family protein: MSDKKKILRLFHYGLFILTSRGHDQTEPKPYAASTVTWVSQASFEPPLIMLALRKESWANEAVRQSGVFVLNLVGKSKKEMAGKFFKEIKIAGNTINGFEFELTENGMPVFKEAAAYIECKTVDRSEKGDHDVIIAEVTDAKLLKNNEELLLLRDTGWNYGG; this comes from the coding sequence TTGTCCGATAAGAAAAAAATATTGCGATTATTTCATTATGGTTTATTCATTCTAACCAGCCGTGGTCATGATCAGACTGAACCCAAGCCGTACGCCGCATCGACCGTAACGTGGGTTTCGCAAGCTTCCTTTGAACCGCCATTGATCATGCTCGCACTCAGAAAAGAAAGTTGGGCCAACGAAGCAGTACGGCAAAGCGGGGTTTTTGTTCTGAATCTCGTTGGAAAAAGCAAAAAAGAAATGGCCGGAAAATTTTTTAAAGAGATTAAAATTGCCGGCAATACTATCAATGGTTTTGAATTCGAACTTACTGAAAATGGCATGCCCGTATTTAAAGAAGCCGCCGCCTATATTGAGTGCAAAACGGTTGATCGAAGCGAAAAAGGCGATCACGATGTGATCATCGCGGAAGTAACGGATGCAAAATTATTAAAAAATAACGAGGAATTGCTGCTGCTCCGCGATACGGGATGGAATTATGGAGGATAA
- a CDS encoding sulfite oxidase-like oxidoreductase: MKKIVSSDTLRAERIAPGQYQTEKFPVLTYGPTPRIDTKEWKLEIFGEVEQKIIMNWDQFMDLPKVEVFADFHCVTTWSRLDNRWEGVLFSEIVKLAGVKPSAKFVMQHCYGGYTTNLPLEVMMDGDVVLAYRHDGESLPIEHGGPMRVIVPKRYAWKSAKWVRGIELMANDREGFWERNGYSNSADQWKEERYWEEK; encoded by the coding sequence ATGAAAAAAATTGTATCGTCAGATACTCTAAGGGCGGAACGCATTGCGCCAGGACAATATCAAACAGAAAAATTTCCTGTTCTTACTTACGGGCCGACGCCTCGTATTGATACTAAAGAATGGAAGTTGGAAATTTTTGGAGAGGTTGAACAAAAAATCATAATGAATTGGGATCAATTTATGGATTTGCCCAAGGTTGAAGTGTTTGCTGACTTTCATTGTGTGACGACATGGAGCCGGCTGGATAATCGATGGGAGGGCGTGCTGTTTAGTGAGATTGTAAAATTAGCCGGAGTGAAACCTTCAGCGAAATTTGTAATGCAACATTGTTACGGCGGGTATACGACCAATTTGCCGCTCGAAGTCATGATGGATGGAGACGTGGTGTTGGCTTACCGGCATGACGGTGAGTCATTGCCTATCGAACATGGAGGGCCCATGCGGGTGATTGTGCCGAAACGGTATGCGTGGAAAAGCGCTAAATGGGTTCGTGGCATTGAATTGATGGCCAATGATCGTGAAGGATTTTGGGAACGCAACGGTTATAGTAACAGCGCCGATCAATGGAAAGAAGAACGCTATTGGGAAGAAAAATAA
- a CDS encoding ankyrin repeat domain-containing protein translates to MRLKFFLLIVLCMLTASACRNRRETARKELEKLGVEFTDQSFLERVRKGDVILVGMFLNAGMDPNIRFTKSNDSNATDELNNSTPLMIAAREGHVKLVRMFLAKNGDVRARATNGQTALMYAARYAPRELVADLIAAGADINAKDIDGKTALTFAVLLDRGNIVELLLENGADPNVKDRFQFNPLMQAAIKGKPEILKTLLKKGGDKMSLTPDGKTILMLASEYGRASAVRLLLEEGVDAKAKDKSGKTAAQIAENKGHPDIAAMIRSVKN, encoded by the coding sequence ATGAGACTAAAATTTTTTTTATTAATTGTTTTATGTATGCTGACAGCCAGCGCGTGCCGCAATCGAAGAGAAACGGCAAGGAAGGAACTTGAAAAACTTGGCGTTGAATTTACCGATCAGTCTTTCCTAGAACGCGTTCGCAAAGGTGATGTCATTCTCGTTGGGATGTTTTTGAATGCGGGCATGGATCCTAACATCCGTTTTACGAAAAGTAATGATTCGAATGCTACGGATGAACTCAATAACTCAACGCCATTGATGATTGCCGCCCGTGAAGGTCATGTCAAACTCGTTAGGATGTTCCTTGCCAAAAACGGTGATGTCCGCGCCCGGGCGACCAACGGACAGACGGCTTTGATGTATGCCGCGCGGTATGCTCCGCGTGAACTGGTAGCCGATTTGATCGCGGCCGGTGCTGACATTAACGCCAAAGACATTGATGGGAAAACGGCTTTGACTTTTGCTGTATTATTGGATCGGGGCAATATCGTCGAACTTCTGCTGGAAAATGGAGCGGATCCCAACGTCAAAGATCGGTTTCAGTTTAATCCGCTCATGCAGGCGGCGATCAAAGGCAAGCCGGAGATATTAAAAACTTTGTTAAAAAAAGGCGGAGATAAAATGTCGTTGACTCCGGACGGTAAAACGATTCTGATGCTTGCTTCCGAATATGGCCGTGCTTCTGCCGTGCGATTACTCTTAGAAGAAGGAGTCGATGCAAAAGCAAAGGACAAATCAGGCAAAACAGCGGCACAAATTGCAGAAAACAAAGGACATCCGGATATTGCGGCAATGATACGATCGGTTAAAAATTAA